Proteins encoded in a region of the Triticum dicoccoides isolate Atlit2015 ecotype Zavitan chromosome 3A, WEW_v2.0, whole genome shotgun sequence genome:
- the LOC119267989 gene encoding pentatricopeptide repeat-containing protein At2g37320-like, whose protein sequence is MLLGLSKRRLGTTSCARRWVCPWTTSAMHKHRHLLWYHFSSHLPSLSPIRLCVANFDSHLPSERSTKQEGRGIHDALRVLHLVPGKAYNGNEEGLSHHRIINDCMHDILRVQLGNHGMRNGEVRFASSSNNTEQILPDTIDSHDISASPSMNKLAKGNKFMLLVELHRRGISADISVLASAMSFCAVKQSIRTGAQLHALLVKVGYELSVLSGTSLISLYARCCQLENACQVFQSMPIKNTVSWTSLISGYVQDNQVEPCLKVFQLMRQSACRPNDITFATIFSMCTKHALLALGNSVHGLELRMGFDLCVHVSNALISMYAKCGNIIEAQTIFENIVCKDLVSWNSMIFGYAQHGLAEHCLSLLKEMEEEHIVPDVISFLGILSSCRHACLVEEGRRCFKAMIGLGIEPELDHYSCMVDLLGRAGLLDEAWDLIGTMSMPPNAVIWGSLLAACRMHGNIPIGIHAAEHRLKLEPGCAATHVQLANLYASIDCWSDVAKVRMMMKEGGLKTNTGCSWIEIGSEVYTFTAENRSKSHQINNVLAVLDFLRSHMEYKHDVLIDGFEFDDPQ, encoded by the coding sequence ATGCTTCTAGGCCTCTCCAAACGGAGGCTTGGCACGACTTCCTGCGCTCGCCGTTGGGTTTGCCCATGGACAACTTCGGCCATGCACAAGCACAGACATCTACTCTGGTACCATTTCAGCagccatttaccatcattgtcaccGATTCGTCTGTGTGTGGCGAATTTTGACAGTCACTTACCATCTGAGAGATCAACAAAGCAAGAGGGGCGCGGCATCCATGATGCGTTGAGAGTTTTGCACCTCGTGCCAGGGAAGGCATATAATGGCAATGAGGAAGGTCTGTCTCATCACCGCATTATCAATGATTGTATGCATGACATCTTGAGAGTTCAGTTAGGAAATCATGGTATGCGTAATGGAGAAGTGCGGTTCGCTAGCTCAAGTAATAACACAGAGCAAATTTTACCTGATACCATTGATTCTCATGATATCTCTGCTTCTCCTTCCATGAATAAACTCGCAAAGGGAAACAAGTTTATGCTACTTGTGGAGTTGCATAGGAGAGGAATAAGTGCCGATATATCTGTTTTAGCATCTGCCATGAGCTTTTGTGCTGTTAAGCAATCCATTAGGACAGGTGCTCAGCTCCATGCTCTACTGGTGAAAGTTGGTTATGAATTGTCGGTACTTTCTGGTACCTCTCTGATTAGCTTATATGCAAGATGTTGTCAGCTGGAGAATGCTTGTCAGGTTTTTCAGAGCATGCCAATAAAAAATACCGTGTCGTGGACATCACTCATTTCTGGTTATGTACAGGATAATCAGGTTGAGCCATGCCTCAAGGTATTTCAGCTGATGAGACAGTCAGCGTGCAGGCCTAATGACATCACATTTGCCACTATCTTCAGTATGTGCACTAAACACGCACTTCTTGCACTTGGTAACAGTGTTCACGGTCTAGAACTAAGAATGGGTTTTGATTTGTGTGTGCATGTCTCGAATGCACTGATATCAATGTATGCAAAGTGCGGGAATATAATTGAGGCCCAAACAATATTTGAGAACATTGTGTGCAAGGACCTGGTTTCTTGGAACTCTATGATCTTTGGATATGCACAGCATGGCCTTGCTGAGCATTGTCTAAGCTTACTAAAAGAAATGGAGGAGGAGCACATAGTGCCTGATGTAATCTCCTTCCTTGGCATCCTGTCATCATGTCGGCATGCATGCCTTGTAGAGGAAGGCCGGCGCTGCTTCAAGGCAATGATCGGACTTGGAATAGAACCAGAGTTAGATCACTATTCGTGTATGGTAGACCTCCTCGGCCGGGCAGGATTGCTCGATGAAGCGTGGGATTTGATCGGTACAATGTCCATGCCCCCAAATGCAGTCATATGGGGTTCTCTGCTGGCTGCCTGTAGGATGCATGGAAACATTCCGATTGGCATCCATGCTGCAGAGCACCGTCTTAAGCTGGAGCCAGGTTGTGCTGCAACTCATGTACAGCTAGCAAATCTATACGCTAGCATTGATTGCTGGAGTGATGTGGCCAaagtgaggatgatgatgaaggAGGGAGGACTGAAGACGAACACTGGATGCAGCTGGATAGAAATTGGCAGTGAGGTTTATACTTTCACAGCAGAAAACAGATCTAAGAGCCACCAAATAAACAATGTCCTGGCTGTACTTGACTTCTTGCGATCTCATATGGAATACAAACATGATGTGCTGATAGATGGTTTTGAGTTTGATGACCCTCAGTAG